The Triticum aestivum cultivar Chinese Spring chromosome 7B, IWGSC CS RefSeq v2.1, whole genome shotgun sequence genome window below encodes:
- the LOC123157989 gene encoding transmembrane protein 230, with protein MAYVDHAFSITDEDDLVGGAAGGRPRGAPVKEIAFAAALLAFGALGVVAGLVMAAHRVGGDRSHGIFFTVLGVVMFIPGFYYTRIAYYAYKGYQGFSFANIPPI; from the exons ATGGCGTACGTGGACCACGCCTTCTCCATCACCGACGAGGACGACCTGGTGGGCGGCGCGGCGGGGGGCCGGCCGCGCGGCGCGCCGGTCAAGGAGATCGCCTTCGCCGCCGCGCTCCTCGCGTTCGGCGCGCTCGGCGTCGTCGCCGGGCTCGTCATGGCCGCCCACCGCGTCGGCGGCGACCGCTCCCACG GGATTTTCTTTACAGTGTTGGGCGTAGTGATGTTCATCCCTGGATTCTACTACACGAGAATAGCGTATTATGCTTACAAAGGGTACCAGGGCTTCTCTTTTGCCAACATCCCTCCTATCTGA